A window from Fibrobacter sp. UWB11 encodes these proteins:
- a CDS encoding bifunctional anthranilate synthase component II/anthranilate phosphoribosyltransferase, which yields MIIIIDNYDSFTYNVYQALAKITTEEICVLRSRECTIADIEKLNPSRLIVSPGPGRPEDAGISVEAIKYFAGKLPILGVCLGHQAIGYAFGAKIVQAKFIKHGIAEEIDLDGKGLFRTIGKKNIFTRYHSLVIDESTLPADFEVTARATDGDIMGIRHKTLPIEGVQFHPESIASGRADEFFKAFLNYRREPLDIRGILNTLTAGKDLTRETAEMFMEDLTDGIMDERQMAAILTALSSKGPVTEEIAGCAKVLSSKKRKFPYSGDELTDIVGTGGDGKGSFNVSSLSGLIAASCGAKIAKHGNRAVSSKSGAADFYTAAGFKLDMTPEKAASVIDKTNFVFLMAPVYHSAMRFAGPVRGALGVKTIMNLLGPLTNPAEAKYLMLGVYSKSILEPFTKAAKSLGAKRVMVAISDDGYDEISPCVPTTIAEILEDGEYREYRIDPKEFGVPAVDPEDLAGGTGVDNFNLALDVLNGKGRPGIKYACALNAGAALYISNKAASIKEGFDKAIKAMEDGSVLKKIEEVKVATNS from the coding sequence ATGATTATCATTATCGACAACTACGATTCTTTTACTTACAACGTTTATCAGGCTTTGGCCAAGATTACCACCGAAGAAATCTGCGTGCTCCGTAGCCGCGAATGCACCATTGCAGACATCGAAAAGTTGAACCCGAGTCGCCTCATTGTGAGCCCGGGCCCGGGCCGTCCGGAAGATGCCGGTATTTCCGTCGAAGCCATCAAGTATTTCGCAGGCAAGCTCCCGATTTTGGGCGTGTGCCTCGGCCACCAGGCTATCGGTTACGCATTCGGCGCGAAGATTGTGCAGGCCAAGTTCATCAAGCACGGCATCGCCGAAGAAATTGACCTCGATGGTAAGGGTCTCTTCCGCACCATCGGCAAGAAGAACATCTTTACACGTTACCACAGCTTGGTCATCGACGAATCTACGCTCCCAGCCGATTTCGAAGTGACCGCCCGCGCAACAGACGGCGACATCATGGGCATTCGCCACAAGACGCTCCCGATTGAAGGCGTGCAGTTCCACCCGGAATCCATCGCTAGCGGCCGCGCCGACGAATTCTTCAAGGCATTCCTCAACTACCGTCGCGAACCGCTTGACATCCGCGGAATCTTGAACACGCTTACTGCAGGCAAGGATTTGACTCGCGAAACCGCCGAAATGTTCATGGAAGACTTGACGGATGGTATCATGGACGAACGCCAGATGGCTGCAATCCTTACCGCACTATCCAGCAAGGGCCCCGTGACCGAAGAAATTGCAGGCTGCGCCAAGGTGCTCAGCAGCAAGAAGCGCAAGTTCCCGTACAGCGGTGACGAACTCACCGATATCGTGGGTACCGGTGGCGACGGCAAGGGTAGCTTCAACGTGAGCTCTCTCTCCGGCCTTATCGCAGCAAGCTGTGGCGCCAAGATTGCCAAGCACGGCAACCGCGCGGTTTCGAGCAAGTCCGGTGCCGCTGACTTCTACACGGCTGCAGGTTTCAAGCTCGACATGACTCCGGAAAAGGCAGCAAGCGTCATCGACAAGACGAACTTCGTGTTCCTCATGGCTCCGGTCTACCACAGCGCCATGCGCTTTGCCGGCCCGGTTCGCGGTGCCCTCGGCGTCAAAACCATCATGAACTTGCTCGGACCTCTCACGAACCCGGCTGAAGCCAAGTACCTGATGCTCGGCGTTTACAGCAAGTCGATTCTCGAACCGTTCACCAAGGCTGCAAAGTCCCTCGGTGCCAAGCGCGTGATGGTCGCTATCTCTGATGACGGCTACGATGAAATTTCTCCATGCGTCCCGACGACCATTGCCGAAATCTTGGAAGACGGCGAGTATCGCGAATACCGCATCGACCCGAAGGAATTCGGCGTCCCGGCTGTGGACCCGGAAGATCTCGCAGGCGGTACGGGCGTGGACAATTTCAACCTCGCTCTCGACGTGCTGAACGGCAAGGGCCGTCCGGGCATCAAGTATGCCTGCGCCCTGAACGCAGGTGCTGCGCTCTACATCAGCAATAAGGCAGCTAGCATCAAGGAAGGCTTCGACAAGGCGATTAAGGCCATGGAAGACGGCTCCGTCTTGAAGAAGATCGAAGAAGTGAAGGTCGCAACCAACTCCTAA
- a CDS encoding sulfate ABC transporter substrate-binding protein, whose protein sequence is MNLHFFKTVFAVALVAGSSCFYGCSSEKTPEVENNTLVNVSYDPTREFYSNYNHIFMKHWKEATGKDVKITQFHGGSGKQALEVVNGLEADVVTLALEFDVNIVRNAGLIEDGWIKEFPHNSAPYTSTIVFLVRKGNPKKIKDWGDLAKDGVGIITPNPKFSGGARWNYLAAWAYAEKLYNGDEGQIKDFMKKLYHNVLDLASGARSSTNTFIEDRKGDVLLSWENEAFLSLKDYPKEYEIVMPSVSVLAEPSVAIVDKIVDKRNTRKLATEYLNYLYSDEAQRVAAKHHYRPTNKAILDEYKEFDQNVNLIAIEHFGGWDKAQAKHFADGAIFDQIYEKK, encoded by the coding sequence ATGAATCTGCATTTTTTCAAGACGGTTTTTGCGGTGGCGCTAGTGGCGGGCTCAAGTTGTTTTTACGGTTGCTCTTCGGAGAAAACTCCCGAGGTCGAGAACAACACGCTTGTCAATGTGTCTTATGATCCGACGCGTGAGTTCTATTCCAATTACAATCATATTTTCATGAAGCATTGGAAAGAGGCGACCGGCAAAGATGTGAAGATTACGCAGTTCCATGGCGGTTCGGGCAAGCAGGCGCTTGAGGTGGTGAACGGGCTCGAAGCCGACGTGGTGACGCTCGCGCTGGAATTCGACGTTAACATTGTTCGCAACGCGGGTCTCATTGAAGACGGCTGGATCAAGGAATTTCCGCACAACAGCGCTCCTTACACTTCGACTATCGTGTTCCTCGTCCGCAAGGGCAATCCCAAGAAAATCAAGGATTGGGGCGATCTCGCAAAAGACGGCGTCGGTATCATCACGCCGAACCCGAAGTTTTCGGGTGGTGCACGCTGGAACTATCTCGCGGCTTGGGCGTACGCAGAAAAGCTGTACAACGGCGATGAGGGACAAATTAAGGATTTCATGAAGAAGCTCTATCACAACGTTCTTGATCTCGCTTCGGGAGCTCGTAGTTCTACGAACACGTTCATTGAAGATCGCAAGGGCGATGTGCTGCTTTCTTGGGAAAACGAGGCATTCCTTTCGCTCAAGGATTACCCTAAAGAATACGAAATCGTGATGCCTAGCGTGAGTGTTTTGGCAGAACCCTCTGTCGCAATTGTAGATAAAATTGTAGACAAGCGCAATACGCGCAAACTCGCAACGGAATACCTGAATTATCTCTACTCCGACGAAGCGCAGCGTGTTGCGGCAAAGCATCATTACCGCCCGACGAACAAAGCTATTCTTGACGAGTACAAGGAATTTGACCAAAATGTCAACCTAATTGCAATTGAACATTTTGGTGGTTGGGACAAGGCGCAAGCCAAGCACTTTGCCGACGGCGCCATTTTTGACCAGATTTACGAAAAGAAGTAA
- a CDS encoding anthranilate synthase component I family protein codes for MTKITHITERPGYAPRTDSIYVALPGERYTPFSLAKKLGAKAIFESASFDHGRSRYSTLMVDEGFRLRQNDKNVSIVVDGKESEFLAEGDGDILDALLKISAENTVPPNQIPIPSSGVGYLGYEFCARCDTIRLAPQVDELNIPEAEFLVGHIYIVFDHFTEKLHLFALNYEEHQIDLKAAIEKVKARLADLDFSYLAPEKQYGKGITMTDLEQSRKEYVEKVAALQKHIVAGNIVQAVPSRRIQFASDIEALDIYRRLRTVNPSPYMFFLDYGTHQFIGASPESLIRVREGIATIHPIAGTRRRGKDDMEDEALMKNLKGDPKERAEHLMLVDLARNDLGRVCDAGTVETTKYMECEKFSHVIHLVSDVQGRVSKNKKAIEVLRSSFPAGTVSGAPKISAIEILSGLEKIKRRFYAGAVGYIESDGDLDFCIAIRCCLKQGKTISLQAGGGIVAASNADREFEETNEKLGAIRAVLEGDN; via the coding sequence ATGACTAAGATTACTCACATCACCGAACGCCCGGGTTACGCTCCGCGTACTGACAGCATTTACGTTGCACTCCCCGGCGAACGTTACACCCCGTTTTCACTCGCCAAGAAGCTCGGCGCAAAGGCCATCTTCGAATCGGCAAGCTTTGACCACGGTCGCAGCCGCTATTCGACCTTGATGGTGGACGAAGGTTTCCGCCTGCGCCAGAACGACAAGAACGTGAGCATTGTCGTGGATGGCAAGGAAAGCGAATTCTTGGCTGAAGGTGATGGTGATATTCTCGACGCCTTACTCAAGATTTCTGCCGAAAATACGGTGCCGCCCAACCAGATTCCTATTCCGTCTTCGGGCGTGGGCTACCTCGGCTACGAATTCTGCGCCCGCTGCGATACGATTCGCTTGGCCCCGCAGGTGGATGAGCTCAACATTCCCGAAGCCGAATTTTTGGTCGGCCACATTTACATTGTGTTTGACCACTTCACCGAAAAATTGCATTTGTTCGCCCTGAACTACGAAGAACACCAGATTGATTTGAAGGCTGCAATTGAAAAGGTGAAGGCACGCCTTGCAGACCTTGACTTCAGCTACCTCGCTCCGGAAAAGCAGTACGGCAAGGGCATCACGATGACCGACCTCGAACAGTCCCGCAAGGAATACGTGGAAAAGGTCGCCGCTTTGCAGAAGCACATCGTGGCAGGCAACATTGTTCAGGCTGTGCCATCCCGCCGCATCCAGTTCGCAAGCGATATCGAAGCCCTCGACATTTACCGCCGCCTCCGTACGGTGAACCCGTCTCCGTACATGTTCTTCCTCGATTACGGAACGCACCAGTTCATCGGCGCATCTCCGGAAAGCTTGATCCGCGTGCGTGAAGGCATCGCCACCATCCACCCGATTGCAGGTACCCGCCGCCGTGGTAAAGATGATATGGAAGACGAAGCATTGATGAAGAATTTGAAGGGCGATCCGAAGGAACGCGCAGAACACTTGATGCTCGTAGACCTCGCCCGCAATGACCTCGGCCGCGTTTGCGATGCCGGTACGGTCGAAACGACCAAGTACATGGAATGCGAAAAGTTCAGCCACGTGATCCATTTGGTCTCTGACGTGCAAGGCCGCGTTTCCAAGAACAAGAAGGCAATTGAAGTGCTGCGTTCCAGCTTCCCGGCAGGTACGGTGAGCGGCGCTCCGAAAATCAGCGCCATTGAAATTCTTTCTGGTCTCGAAAAAATCAAGCGTCGCTTCTACGCTGGCGCCGTGGGTTACATTGAATCGGACGGTGACTTGGATTTCTGCATCGCCATCCGTTGCTGCTTAAAGCAGGGCAAGACCATCAGCCTCCAGGCCGGTGGTGGCATTGTCGCGGCCTCGAATGCTGACCGCGAATTTGAAGAAACGAACGAAAAGCTCGGAGCAATCAGGGCTGTACTGGAGGGTGACAACTAG
- a CDS encoding GTP-binding protein: MKSVPITLLTGYLGAGKTTLLNYVLNNQQGYHVAVIVNDIGEVNIDQTLIEKGGNITKEDSGKVVPLSNGCICCSLKTDLIEQIAELLEMGKFDYILIEASGICEPIPIAQTISFAGSQLRSKDGRPLPCHLDNIVAVVDVLRLADEFAGGEKLLEEDLEEEDIANLLIQQIEFCNTIIMNKVDALSKHDLEHVKAVVKALQPTAKMIETNYGKVDMKDILDTKQFDFNKVAESSTWAIKLNEEGHDNDDDDDDDHDEHEHHHHDHDDDHDEHEHHHHDHDEHEHHHDHDDEDHSHCDHEHGVCHCGHHHDKDHPHGDEYGISTFVFEDHRPLNREKFEAFLDDYPTSIIRTKGLLWFSDERSESYLFEQAGKQASAQNFGRWFAAESEAEQKRILAENPQLQKIWDEKYGDRIIRLVFIGQHMDKKKIIQVMNDCLDD, encoded by the coding sequence ATGAAATCAGTACCTATAACGCTCCTGACCGGTTACCTGGGAGCCGGCAAAACAACTCTCCTCAACTACGTTCTCAACAATCAGCAGGGTTACCACGTCGCCGTCATCGTAAATGACATTGGCGAAGTGAACATCGACCAAACTTTAATTGAAAAGGGCGGAAATATCACGAAGGAAGATTCGGGCAAGGTTGTCCCGCTTTCGAACGGTTGCATCTGCTGCTCGCTCAAGACCGACTTGATCGAACAAATCGCCGAACTTTTGGAAATGGGCAAGTTCGACTACATTCTCATCGAAGCTAGCGGTATCTGCGAGCCGATTCCTATAGCCCAGACCATTAGCTTTGCAGGTAGCCAGCTCCGCAGCAAAGACGGCAGACCTCTCCCCTGCCATTTGGACAACATCGTGGCAGTCGTTGACGTGCTCCGCCTTGCCGACGAATTTGCCGGTGGCGAAAAGCTCCTCGAAGAAGACCTCGAAGAAGAAGATATCGCAAACTTGCTCATCCAGCAGATTGAATTCTGCAACACGATTATCATGAACAAGGTCGACGCTCTCAGCAAGCACGACTTGGAGCACGTGAAGGCCGTCGTGAAGGCTTTGCAGCCGACAGCCAAGATGATCGAGACGAACTACGGCAAGGTCGACATGAAGGACATTCTCGACACGAAGCAGTTCGACTTCAACAAGGTTGCCGAATCGAGCACTTGGGCGATCAAGCTCAACGAAGAAGGTCACGACAACGATGACGATGATGATGACGATCATGACGAACATGAACATCACCACCACGACCATGACGATGACCACGATGAGCACGAACACCATCATCACGATCATGATGAACACGAGCATCACCATGACCACGACGATGAAGACCACAGTCATTGCGACCATGAACATGGTGTTTGCCACTGCGGCCACCACCACGACAAGGACCATCCGCATGGTGACGAATACGGCATCAGCACGTTCGTGTTCGAAGACCACCGTCCGCTGAATCGAGAAAAGTTCGAAGCATTCCTCGACGACTATCCGACGAGCATCATCCGCACGAAGGGTCTCCTCTGGTTCAGCGACGAACGCAGCGAAAGCTACTTGTTCGAGCAGGCAGGCAAGCAGGCCTCCGCCCAGAATTTTGGTCGCTGGTTTGCCGCCGAAAGCGAAGCCGAACAGAAGCGTATCCTCGCCGAAAATCCGCAACTCCAAAAAATCTGGGACGAAAAGTACGGCGACCGCATCATCCGTTTGGTGTTCATTGGCCAGCACATGGACAAAAAGAAGATCATCCAGGTCATGAACGACTGCCTGGACGACTAA
- a CDS encoding acyl-CoA dehydratase activase translates to MNTSMNDLWVGVDVGSTTVKIAVVDPETSKLLHYTYQRHNAMQAKKVYEVLREAHALFPGKNFRVTFCGSGGQPFAEATHAFFVQEVVANALAVRATYPDSRVAIELGGQDAKVVFFEKDKTTGKLIASDMRMNGVCAGGTGAFIDQVAELLRIKTEVFESYAKRGQKVYEISGRCGVFAKTDIQPMLNNGIAKEDIALSSFHAIAKQTIGGLAQGMEIKPPVIFEGGPLTFNPTLVKAFKERLGISNEQAIVPEHSEVLVAMGAALANGSMFANQECMYREEGSLDALVHFNEIRQAENKAKAASDLFFQSEAEYKLFLEEHKMADNHYPQPPSGSTINAYLGIDAGSTTTKFVLIDENEKVIDGFYASNDGEPLAVLKRAMVDLADRYEEYGVKLNILGVGTTGYGEQLFAKAVHADYHTVETVAHANAAQRLCPDVSFILDIGGQDMKAISVQDGVVTGIILNEACSSGCGSFIETYARSLGIPMEKIADMAFNSKSPSQLGSRCTVFMNSSIITEQRDGKQPEDIIAGICRSIINNVFTKVIRIRNLNTLGKKVVVQGGTFKNNAVLRAFEQYTGLKAIRPERPGEMGAIGIALLTKKFMEEKRAADPNVQSKFIGLEAMRTFSWHNQPGQLCQYCTNHCSRTIVTFSDGQSFVTGNRCERGEVTADPNDPATKKLIAEINKKMQAVPDMIKRTNQLLVKDYAPQILLPQNGKTIGIPRVLEFWNSLPYWKAFFTALGYTVVVSRQSDYKMFEAGLHSVPSDTVCFPAKLVHGHVLSLIEKKVDRIFFPMMISLPSDHTKFNATTVCPVVQGYPNICQNTDEPEKNYGIPMDQPIFHWANTKLRRSQTIDWFHDNWNIDRKILDKAVTEGEKALNNYRTTLLEEGQKILDDVKANDSFAVVIAGRPYHADLLINHNIASHFTAMGIPVLTTESLPGVYDQDVPSHTRVEIKNTFHLRMLGATMIASRDPHVELAQIVSFGCGHDSVLTDEMMRMMHRDSNKEMLMLKLDEGDARGPVGIRIKSFIETVKARRAANLPEKPISNEPQFHTPYLASDKTKRIILTPNLSPAFAILASSYIQGKGYLSDYLPVADKRAIELGKKYVHNDICFPCQINIGECLKWLEEHPNVPQTEVSMCLAKNCENCRAVQYSVLGRKALDEAGYKDVSIITTGIDYKGMHPGFQLGLDFRLHTLWGLAFMDAIETAYRALRPYEIHKGDSKKIYSKWMPELMKTAATLKKTELGSAKRLVEMLRQCIDEFNKVEITEARQKGIRKPRVAVLGEILMNYHPSANGHVEDYLMDNGMEVYLPGMMDFFRVDEVVRAEKIKRGFSANPIADRLEGGVTAKLFAHAAETAKKVMQSFKLYEHHADCFELVNYIDGIIDPTYNTGEGWLIPAEILYNSKHGINSFIIVQPFACLANHISGRGLTKAVKERCPHVQILSLDYDPDTSFANIENRLQMLIINARELERANKVNVSH, encoded by the coding sequence ATGAATACTTCTATGAACGATTTATGGGTGGGTGTCGACGTAGGCTCCACCACTGTGAAAATTGCTGTAGTCGATCCCGAGACATCTAAGCTTTTACACTATACATATCAGCGTCATAACGCCATGCAGGCGAAAAAGGTCTACGAGGTCCTGCGCGAAGCCCATGCCCTTTTCCCGGGCAAGAACTTCAGGGTCACGTTCTGCGGTAGCGGCGGTCAGCCGTTCGCCGAGGCCACTCACGCCTTCTTTGTGCAAGAAGTAGTCGCAAACGCACTTGCGGTGCGTGCCACCTACCCCGATTCCAGGGTCGCCATCGAACTCGGCGGTCAGGATGCCAAGGTCGTCTTCTTCGAAAAGGACAAGACCACGGGCAAGCTCATCGCCTCCGACATGCGCATGAACGGTGTGTGCGCCGGCGGTACGGGTGCATTTATCGACCAGGTCGCGGAACTCCTCCGCATCAAGACAGAAGTATTCGAAAGCTACGCCAAGCGTGGCCAAAAAGTCTATGAAATCTCGGGCCGTTGCGGCGTGTTCGCCAAGACGGACATCCAGCCGATGCTCAACAACGGCATCGCGAAGGAAGATATCGCCCTTTCAAGTTTCCACGCTATCGCGAAGCAGACCATCGGTGGCTTAGCCCAGGGCATGGAAATCAAGCCGCCTGTCATTTTTGAAGGTGGCCCGCTCACATTTAACCCGACTCTCGTGAAGGCATTCAAGGAACGCTTGGGCATTTCTAACGAACAGGCTATTGTCCCGGAACATTCCGAAGTGCTCGTTGCCATGGGTGCCGCTCTCGCTAACGGTTCCATGTTCGCAAACCAGGAATGCATGTACCGCGAAGAGGGTTCTCTCGACGCGCTCGTTCACTTTAACGAAATCCGCCAGGCCGAAAACAAGGCCAAGGCTGCCTCCGACCTCTTCTTCCAGAGCGAAGCGGAATACAAGCTGTTCCTCGAAGAACACAAGATGGCGGACAACCATTACCCGCAGCCGCCTTCCGGCTCGACCATCAACGCCTACTTGGGCATTGACGCAGGCTCTACCACCACAAAGTTCGTGCTCATCGACGAAAACGAAAAGGTCATCGACGGCTTCTACGCGAGTAACGACGGTGAACCGCTCGCCGTCTTGAAGCGCGCCATGGTAGACCTCGCCGACCGCTACGAAGAATACGGCGTGAAGCTCAACATCTTGGGCGTGGGTACAACCGGATACGGCGAACAGCTCTTTGCAAAGGCCGTCCACGCGGACTATCACACTGTGGAAACAGTCGCCCACGCAAACGCAGCCCAGCGCCTCTGCCCCGACGTCTCGTTCATCTTGGACATCGGCGGTCAGGACATGAAGGCCATCTCCGTGCAAGACGGTGTCGTCACGGGTATCATCCTCAACGAAGCTTGCTCCTCGGGTTGCGGTTCATTCATCGAAACGTACGCACGCAGCCTCGGTATCCCAATGGAAAAGATTGCCGACATGGCTTTCAACTCCAAGAGTCCGTCTCAGCTCGGCAGCCGCTGCACCGTGTTCATGAACAGTTCCATCATCACGGAACAGCGCGACGGCAAGCAGCCAGAAGACATTATCGCGGGTATCTGCCGTTCCATCATCAACAACGTCTTTACGAAGGTCATCCGTATTCGTAACCTCAACACGCTCGGCAAGAAGGTTGTGGTGCAGGGCGGTACATTCAAGAACAACGCCGTTCTCCGCGCCTTCGAACAGTACACGGGCCTCAAGGCCATCCGTCCGGAACGCCCGGGCGAAATGGGCGCTATCGGTATCGCACTCCTCACGAAGAAGTTCATGGAAGAAAAGCGTGCCGCCGACCCGAACGTGCAAAGTAAGTTTATCGGGCTTGAAGCCATGCGCACCTTTAGCTGGCACAACCAGCCAGGTCAGCTCTGCCAGTACTGCACCAACCACTGCTCCCGCACTATCGTGACCTTTAGCGATGGCCAGAGCTTTGTGACGGGCAACCGCTGCGAACGCGGCGAAGTCACCGCCGATCCGAACGATCCGGCAACGAAGAAGCTCATTGCCGAAATCAACAAGAAGATGCAGGCTGTGCCGGACATGATCAAGCGCACGAACCAGCTCTTGGTCAAGGACTACGCTCCGCAGATTCTCTTGCCGCAGAACGGAAAGACCATCGGTATCCCGCGCGTGCTCGAATTCTGGAACAGCCTCCCCTACTGGAAAGCATTCTTCACGGCCCTCGGTTACACCGTTGTCGTAAGCCGTCAGAGCGACTACAAGATGTTCGAAGCGGGCCTCCACAGCGTGCCCAGCGACACGGTCTGCTTCCCGGCCAAGCTCGTTCACGGTCATGTGCTCAGCCTCATCGAAAAGAAGGTCGACCGCATCTTCTTCCCGATGATGATTTCGCTCCCCAGCGACCACACCAAGTTTAACGCCACGACGGTCTGCCCGGTCGTGCAAGGTTACCCGAACATCTGCCAGAACACGGACGAACCCGAAAAGAATTATGGCATCCCGATGGACCAGCCGATTTTCCACTGGGCAAACACCAAGCTCCGCAGAAGCCAGACGATCGACTGGTTCCACGACAACTGGAACATTGACCGCAAGATTTTGGACAAAGCCGTCACGGAAGGCGAAAAGGCTCTCAACAACTACCGCACCACGCTCCTCGAAGAAGGCCAGAAGATTCTCGACGACGTGAAGGCAAACGACAGCTTTGCCGTGGTGATTGCAGGCCGCCCCTATCATGCCGACTTGCTCATCAACCACAACATTGCAAGCCACTTTACCGCCATGGGCATTCCGGTGCTTACCACCGAATCGCTCCCGGGCGTTTACGATCAGGACGTTCCGAGCCACACCCGCGTGGAAATCAAGAACACGTTCCATTTGCGCATGCTCGGTGCAACGATGATTGCTTCGAGAGACCCGCATGTTGAACTTGCCCAGATCGTGAGCTTCGGTTGCGGACACGACTCCGTGTTGACCGACGAAATGATGCGCATGATGCACCGCGATTCCAACAAGGAAATGCTCATGCTCAAGCTCGACGAAGGTGACGCCCGCGGCCCGGTCGGCATCCGTATCAAGAGCTTTATCGAAACCGTGAAGGCCCGCCGTGCGGCAAACCTCCCGGAAAAGCCGATTTCGAACGAACCGCAGTTCCACACGCCGTACCTGGCAAGCGACAAGACCAAGCGTATCATCTTGACGCCGAACCTCTCCCCTGCATTTGCAATCCTCGCCAGTAGCTACATCCAGGGCAAGGGTTACCTCTCGGATTACCTCCCGGTTGCAGACAAGCGCGCTATTGAACTCGGCAAGAAGTACGTGCATAACGACATTTGCTTCCCCTGCCAAATCAACATCGGCGAATGCCTCAAGTGGCTCGAAGAACACCCGAACGTTCCGCAGACCGAAGTTTCAATGTGCCTTGCCAAGAACTGCGAAAACTGCCGCGCTGTGCAGTACTCCGTGCTTGGCCGTAAAGCTCTTGACGAAGCGGGCTACAAGGACGTTTCCATCATCACGACCGGCATCGACTATAAAGGCATGCATCCGGGATTCCAGCTCGGGCTCGACTTCCGCCTCCATACGCTCTGGGGCCTCGCCTTCATGGACGCCATCGAAACGGCTTACCGCGCACTCCGCCCCTACGAAATCCACAAGGGTGATTCCAAGAAAATTTACAGCAAGTGGATGCCGGAATTGATGAAGACCGCCGCTACACTCAAGAAGACGGAACTCGGCTCTGCCAAGCGCCTTGTCGAAATGCTTCGCCAGTGCATCGACGAATTCAACAAGGTCGAAATCACGGAAGCTCGCCAGAAGGGCATCCGCAAGCCGCGCGTTGCCGTGCTCGGCGAAATCCTCATGAACTACCACCCGAGCGCAAACGGACATGTCGAAGACTACCTCATGGACAACGGCATGGAAGTTTACCTCCCGGGCATGATGGACTTTTTCCGCGTGGACGAAGTGGTCCGTGCCGAAAAGATCAAGCGCGGATTCTCGGCCAACCCGATTGCAGACCGCCTCGAAGGTGGTGTCACCGCAAAGCTCTTTGCACACGCTGCAGAAACCGCCAAGAAGGTCATGCAATCGTTCAAGCTCTACGAACACCATGCAGACTGCTTCGAACTCGTGAACTACATCGACGGTATTATCGACCCAACGTACAACACAGGTGAAGGTTGGCTCATCCCGGCTGAAATCCTTTACAACTCTAAGCACGGCATCAACAGCTTCATCATTGTGCAGCCGTTTGCCTGCCTCGCGAACCACATCAGTGGCCGTGGCCTCACGAAGGCTGTGAAGGAACGTTGCCCGCACGTGCAAATCCTGAGCTTGGACTACGATCCGGATACCAGCTTTGCCAACATCGAAAACCGCTTGCAGATGCTCATCATCAACGCTCGCGAACTCGAACGAGCAAATAAGGTGAACGTTAGTCACTAG
- a CDS encoding helix-turn-helix domain-containing protein produces the protein MRYDIDVIQKAEKELLAQMQGATSLTKKRLSLDSGISRQHLGLIAKGKRNFSLKSFCDLADAFGCTATELMAKLEAIMMELVKLQVSMAADKTKGINYVKSTSGKNAQKPSKELKDGKKL, from the coding sequence ATGCGATATGACATTGATGTCATCCAAAAAGCTGAAAAAGAACTTTTAGCACAGATGCAGGGAGCGACTTCTTTAACCAAGAAGAGGTTGTCTTTAGATAGTGGTATTAGCCGCCAGCATCTTGGACTTATCGCCAAAGGCAAACGCAATTTTTCCCTTAAATCTTTCTGTGACCTAGCCGATGCTTTCGGGTGTACTGCAACAGAACTCATGGCAAAACTCGAAGCAATCATGATGGAATTGGTAAAGCTACAAGTATCTATGGCTGCAGACAAAACCAAAGGTATAAATTATGTCAAGAGTACCTCTGGCAAAAATGCTCAAAAGCCTTCCAAAGAATTGAAAGACGGGAAAAAACTGTAA